The following proteins come from a genomic window of Pseudomonas syringae:
- a CDS encoding response regulator, translated as MIDHDILSDDERNALNEVMLTPERNTPQRVLIVDDDSDARELLAEILSLNDISCMTAPGGDIALEMLQTRQSIGLLITDLRMAPFDGLYLIRKVRESERAELPIIIVSGDANVRDAIDAMHLNVVDFLLKPLNTKHLVQMVKRELGMS; from the coding sequence ATGATTGACCACGACATTCTGAGCGACGACGAACGCAATGCCCTCAATGAGGTGATGCTGACGCCCGAGCGCAACACACCGCAACGGGTCCTGATCGTTGATGACGACAGTGACGCCCGCGAGCTGCTGGCTGAAATTCTGAGTCTCAACGACATCAGCTGCATGACTGCGCCCGGCGGCGACATCGCGCTGGAAATGCTTCAGACCCGTCAGTCCATCGGGTTGCTGATCACCGACCTGCGCATGGCACCGTTCGACGGGTTGTACCTGATCCGCAAGGTCCGCGAGTCGGAGCGCGCGGAACTGCCCATCATCATCGTGTCCGGCGACGCCAACGTGCGCGACGCCATTGATGCCATGCACCTGAACGTGGTCGATTTCCTCCTCAAGCCGCTCAACACCAAGCATCTGGTGCAGATGGTTAAGCGTGAATTGGGAATGAGTTGA